The Magnolia sinica isolate HGM2019 chromosome 10, MsV1, whole genome shotgun sequence genome includes a window with the following:
- the LOC131217519 gene encoding leucine-rich repeat extensin-like protein 3, whose product MPRGYDACGHGSCGRGAHGHGSRGCGAHGRGTRVTHPTRAHPAPVVEDPILEVLIWPVPSVALVPPPIPPPQPAVPVLEVPAPPAAPVPPLEVTATLPFRQYL is encoded by the coding sequence atgccacgTGGATATGACGCTTGTGGTCACGGCTCCTGTGGTCGTGGTGCCCATGGTCACGGCTCCCGTGGTTGTGGTGCCCATGGACGAGGCACCCGAGTTACCcatcctactcgagcacatcctgctcccgttgttgaggatccaaTTCTTGAGGTCCTGATATGGCCTGTTCCTTCAGTTGCTCTGGTTCCCCCACCTATcccccctcctcagcctgctgTTCCGGTTTTGGAGGTTCCTGCTCCGCCGGCTGCACCTGTGCCTCCACTTGAGGTAACTGCCACCCtgcctttccgacagtacctataa